In Tessaracoccus flavus, the following are encoded in one genomic region:
- the mmsB gene encoding multiple monosaccharide ABC transporter permease has translation MASVKNMLGAVNLRQSGIFLALVAIVILFQIWTGGLLLSPPNVTNLVLQYSYILVLAIGMLFVIVVGHIDLSVGSVIALVGAIAATLVIKMGQSWWVAVLAGLGVGLLIGIWHGFWVAYVGIPGFIVTLASMLLFRGATFMVLGSISLSPMSEEYKQIATGFINGLFGKIGDADIFTLLVGALAVAGFIVGALRTRAARVRYEQPVESMTVMLLKFVAVAAAVMFFAYQLSVSRGMPIVLFILGALVIIYAFVAQNTVYGRHTYAIGGNIHAARLSGVNVKRTIMLVYVNMGLLSAIAGIIYSSRANGAQPAAGNAVELDAIAACFIGGAAVTGGVGRVVGAIIGGTIMAVMTNGMQLLGIDTPTQQIVKGLVLLLAVAFDLVNKRRAVSKK, from the coding sequence ATGGCTAGCGTCAAAAACATGCTGGGGGCGGTGAATCTCCGTCAGAGCGGCATCTTCCTCGCCCTGGTGGCCATCGTCATCCTCTTCCAGATCTGGACCGGTGGCCTGCTGCTCAGCCCGCCCAACGTCACGAACCTGGTGCTCCAGTACTCCTACATCCTGGTGCTCGCCATCGGCATGCTGTTCGTCATCGTGGTGGGTCACATCGACCTGTCCGTCGGGTCGGTCATCGCGCTCGTCGGCGCTATCGCCGCGACGCTCGTCATCAAGATGGGCCAGTCCTGGTGGGTCGCTGTGCTCGCCGGTCTCGGGGTCGGCCTCCTCATCGGCATCTGGCACGGTTTCTGGGTCGCCTACGTCGGGATCCCCGGCTTCATCGTGACCCTGGCCTCCATGCTGCTGTTCCGCGGCGCGACGTTCATGGTGCTCGGCTCCATCTCCCTGTCGCCCATGTCGGAGGAGTACAAGCAGATCGCGACGGGCTTCATCAACGGGCTGTTCGGGAAGATAGGCGACGCTGACATCTTCACGCTGCTCGTGGGTGCCCTCGCCGTCGCAGGCTTCATCGTCGGGGCCCTCCGCACGCGCGCTGCCCGCGTCCGCTACGAGCAGCCCGTCGAGAGCATGACCGTGATGCTGCTGAAGTTCGTCGCCGTCGCCGCGGCCGTGATGTTCTTCGCCTACCAGCTGTCGGTGAGCCGCGGCATGCCCATCGTGCTGTTCATCCTCGGCGCGCTGGTCATCATCTATGCCTTCGTCGCCCAGAACACGGTCTACGGACGTCACACCTACGCCATCGGTGGCAACATCCACGCAGCGCGTCTCTCCGGCGTCAACGTCAAGCGGACGATCATGCTCGTCTACGTCAACATGGGGCTGCTGTCGGCGATCGCCGGCATCATCTACTCGTCGCGAGCCAACGGCGCCCAGCCCGCGGCCGGTAACGCCGTCGAGCTCGATGCGATCGCCGCCTGCTTCATCGGTGGGGCGGCTGTCACCGGCGGTGTCGGTCGCGTGGTCGGCGCCATCATCGGTGGCACCATCATGGCCGTCATGACCAACGGTATGCAGCTGCTGGGTATCGATACCCCGACCCAGCAGATCGTCAAGGGCCTGGTGCTGCTGCTGGCAGTCGCCTTCGACCTGGTCAACAAGCGCCGCGCGGTCTCCAAGAAGTAA